The sequence AACTGGCACTCACATTTTCTATCCTTAAGAACCACAATAAAAATTAAGCTTCCTCTATCCAATCTATCAAAACcatggcttcttcttcatcttctatgctgctctttctctctctacttcTCCTTGTACCGTATATTACTTCCTCCAATATTATCATCATACCCATCTCACATTTACCCCAAAACCCACATCCCAATCCTTACCAGCACCTCAGCTACTTAGCAAATTCCTCTTTGAAAAGAGCCCACCACCTCAAAAATCCCCAAACTACCCCTCCTCATACCAACGCCAAAATCCCACTTTTCTCCCACAGCTATGGAAGCTACTCCTCCTTCCCCTAAGCTTTGGCACACCCCTCCCCAAACCCTCCCCTTCATCATGGACACTGGTAGTGATTTAACTTGGTTCCCTTGCGGCAAAAACTACCAGTGCATCAATTGCTCCATTTACCTCAACAACACCGCCAAAGTCAAATCTTTTATTCCCATATTGTCCTCATCTTCCAAAACCCTCGCCTGCTTGAACCCCAAATGCGCTAGGATTTACCCGAAAATTCACTGCCCAGATTGCAAACTCGGATCGAAAAACTGTACCTGGAGATACCCTTGGTACACATACCCCTACGGCTCTGGCAACCCAAGTGGAAGTCTACCATCTGAAATGCAACACCTCCGGAACTGCCGCTGGCATTACCGGGTTAGGCCGCGGCCCAGCTTCTCTCCCCACCCAATTGGCCGTCAAAAAATTCTCCTACTGCCTTCTCTCTCACCTCTTCGATGAAACTAACAAAAGCAGCTCAGTGGTCCTCTCGGTGGAAAGGACTCCATCAAGAAAACTAAAGGCGTCAGCTACACGCCGTTTGTGAAAAACCCAGAAGCCCCCGGAAGGGGACATTTCCTCACCTCTTACTACGTTGGCCTCCGCCGCATCACTGTGGGAGGGCGGAGCGTGAAGATTTCATACAGGTACCTAAGGCCTGACAAGAACAGCTCCGGCGGGACCATAGTCGATTCCAGGACCACCTTCACGTATATGGCACCTGAGGTGTTCGAGCGCATGGCGGGAGAGTTCGAGAAGTTTACGAAGGGCTATAAGAGGGAGGAGGAAGTGGAGGCTTTGACTAGGTTAAGGCCGTGCTATAATGTTTCCAGGATCGAAACGCCGACGTTTCCAAGCGTGACGTTTCACTTCAATGGAGGGCTGAGATGGCGCTGCCGGAGGAGAATTACTTGGTGCCAGCCGGTTGGAAGGTGGTGTGCTTGACGATT comes from Prunus dulcis chromosome 6, ALMONDv2, whole genome shotgun sequence and encodes:
- the LOC117630267 gene encoding probable aspartyl protease At4g16563, which translates into the protein MEATPPSPKLWHTPPQTLPFIMDTGSDLTWFPCGKNYQCINCSIYLNNTAKVKSFIPILSSSSKTLACLNPKCARIYPKIHCPDCKLGSKNCTWRYPWYTYPYGSGNPSGSLPSEMQHLRNCRWHYRLSGPLGGKDSIKKTKGVSYTPFVKNPEAPGRGHFLTSYYVGLRRITVGGRSVKISYRYLRPDKNSSGGTIVDSRTTFTYMAPEVFERMAGEFEKFTKGYKREEEVEALTRLRPCYNVSRIETPTFPSVTFHFNGGLRWRCRRRITWCQPVGRWCA